From a region of the Sphingopyxis sp. YR583 genome:
- a CDS encoding Lrp/AsnC family transcriptional regulator, producing the protein MIDLDDFDRRLLALVRQDNLQPARILAEKVGLSLSAVLRRLRRLREEKVIIADIAVVDPALTGSALTMHILVRMQQAGPQTMDAFAREIARHPEITGAWDVTGDDDFLLKVQIGSMEEYDSFTRRALSEDKGVHSFKTLITIRHIIENDVARRPLRDA; encoded by the coding sequence ATGATCGATCTCGACGATTTCGACCGCCGCCTGCTCGCGCTGGTACGGCAAGATAATCTCCAGCCCGCGCGAATCCTCGCCGAGAAGGTCGGACTGTCACTGTCTGCTGTGCTCCGCCGCCTGCGCCGCCTGCGCGAGGAGAAGGTGATCATTGCGGATATCGCGGTGGTCGATCCGGCGCTGACCGGATCGGCGCTCACCATGCACATCCTCGTTCGGATGCAACAGGCGGGGCCGCAGACCATGGACGCTTTCGCGCGCGAGATTGCCCGCCATCCCGAAATAACAGGGGCGTGGGACGTAACCGGCGACGACGACTTTCTGTTGAAGGTTCAGATCGGGTCGATGGAGGAATATGACAGCTTTACGCGCCGGGCGCTGAGCGAGGACAAGGGCGTCCATTCGTTCAAGACGCTGATCACGATCCGGCACATCATTGAAAATGATGTCGCGCGCCGGCCGCTGCGCGATGCCTGA
- a CDS encoding glycine zipper 2TM domain-containing protein produces MKRLALTALIGATTLAALPTEADARSRHHRHGHYSDRGHDRWHDRRDYRGHREKRYYRGCRTSGTTGLIVGGAAGALLGREVDRRGDRATGTILGAAGGALLGREIDRKRRC; encoded by the coding sequence ATGAAGAGGCTGGCGCTGACCGCCTTGATCGGTGCGACCACGCTGGCGGCTTTGCCGACCGAAGCCGATGCGCGAAGCCGCCACCATCGGCACGGGCATTATAGCGACCGGGGCCACGATCGCTGGCACGATCGCCGCGATTACCGGGGCCATCGCGAGAAACGATATTATCGGGGCTGCCGCACGAGCGGCACGACGGGGCTGATCGTCGGCGGCGCTGCCGGCGCGTTGCTCGGCCGTGAAGTCGACCGTCGCGGCGATCGCGCCACCGGCACGATCCTTGGCGCTGCCGGCGGCGCGCTGCTCGGCCGCGAGATCGATCGCAAGCGTCGCTGCTGA
- a CDS encoding response regulator yields MGKTILVVEDNELNLRLFCDLLNAHGYSAHPVRDGRDALAKAREVSPDLIIMDIQLPHVSGLELIGQMKADLTLRAVPIMAVTAYAGKGDEEQIKAAGAEAYVSKPISVIKFIESVGVFA; encoded by the coding sequence ATGGGCAAGACCATCCTGGTCGTCGAAGATAATGAGCTCAACCTCCGCCTCTTCTGCGACCTGCTCAACGCCCATGGCTACAGCGCGCATCCGGTGCGCGACGGGCGCGATGCGCTGGCGAAGGCGCGCGAGGTTTCGCCCGACCTTATCATCATGGACATCCAGCTTCCGCATGTCAGCGGACTCGAGTTGATCGGCCAGATGAAGGCCGACCTAACCCTGCGCGCCGTCCCGATCATGGCGGTGACCGCCTATGCGGGGAAGGGCGACGAAGAGCAGATCAAGGCGGCGGGCGCCGAGGCCTATGTCTCGAAACCGATTTCGGTGATCAAGTTCATCGAAAGCGTCGGGGTCTTCGCCTGA
- a CDS encoding DUF3572 family protein: MNDGDAALALQALGWILSDEPRAERLLGLTGLAPDELRASLGEQATLAAILSFLTAHENDLVACADALQVPPASIAAAAQRLEGTIA; the protein is encoded by the coding sequence TTGAACGATGGCGATGCCGCGCTGGCGCTCCAGGCGCTCGGCTGGATCCTGAGCGACGAACCGCGCGCCGAACGGCTGCTGGGCCTGACCGGGCTGGCGCCGGACGAACTGCGCGCTTCGCTCGGCGAGCAGGCGACGCTCGCCGCGATCCTTTCCTTCCTTACCGCCCACGAAAACGACCTTGTCGCCTGCGCCGATGCGTTGCAGGTGCCGCCCGCCAGCATTGCCGCTGCAGCCCAACGACTCGAAGGAACCATCGCATGA
- a CDS encoding HAD family hydrolase: MNRPLVITDCDEVLMHMVVPFAEWVDTEHGVIFRIEDASFANALKRKECGTPLEAAQVWPLLDGFFRTEMTRQYPIVGALTAMAAIGAEADIVVLTNVGPEHQQARIEQLALHDFHAPVIGSRGGKGEPVRRLIEEYKPSVAVFIDDLAGHHQSVAEVAPDVWRLHLVGEPAIADKITPARFAHARIDDWKEAQGWILARLAENIPAPAPEPV, translated from the coding sequence ATGAACCGCCCGCTCGTCATCACCGATTGCGACGAGGTGCTGATGCACATGGTCGTCCCCTTCGCCGAATGGGTCGACACCGAACATGGCGTTATCTTTCGTATCGAGGACGCGAGCTTCGCAAACGCGTTGAAGCGCAAGGAGTGCGGTACGCCGCTGGAAGCAGCCCAAGTATGGCCCCTGCTCGACGGTTTTTTCCGTACCGAAATGACGCGGCAATATCCGATCGTGGGCGCCTTGACGGCCATGGCCGCAATCGGCGCCGAGGCCGATATCGTCGTCCTCACCAATGTCGGTCCCGAACATCAGCAGGCGCGGATCGAACAGCTCGCGCTCCACGATTTCCACGCGCCGGTAATCGGCAGCCGCGGCGGCAAGGGCGAACCGGTGCGCCGCCTGATCGAGGAATATAAGCCGTCGGTCGCCGTCTTCATCGACGATCTGGCCGGCCATCATCAATCGGTCGCAGAGGTGGCGCCCGACGTATGGCGGCTGCACCTCGTCGGCGAACCGGCGATCGCGGACAAGATCACACCCGCCCGCTTTGCCCATGCGCGAATCGACGATTGGAAAGAGGCGCAGGGCTGGATATTGGCGCGCCTTGCCGAAAACATCCCCGCCCCGGCCCCCGAGCCGGTCTAA